The DNA region AGTGCCTGAACGATGAAATTCGATACAACCCGGCCGTCGTTCGGATGCATGTTCGGGCCGTACGTATTGAAAATCCGGACGACGCGGATCGGCAATTTGAACTGCCGGTAATAATCGAAGAACAGTGTTTCCGCGCAGCGCTTGCCCTCGTCGTAGCAAGCCCGCGGACCGATCGGATTGACCCGTCCCCAGTAGCCTTCCGGCTGCGGATGAACATCCGGGTCGCCGTAGACCTCGCTGGTGGAGGCCTGCAGAATTCTTGCCTTGACACGCTTCGCGAGTCCGAGCATGTTGATAGCACCATGCACCGAGGTCTTGGTAGTCTGGACTGGATCGAACTGGTAATGCACCGGCGAAGCCGGGCAGGCGAGATTGTAGATTTCGTCGACCTCGACGAAGAGCGGAAACGTGATGTCGTGGCGCATGAACTCGAAGTTCGGGTGTGCCAGCAGGTCGCGGATATTGTCTTTGCTGCCGGTGAACAAGTTATCCACGCAAAGCACGTCGTGCCCCCGCTCGAGAAGCTTCCGGCAAAGATGCGATCCGATGAATCCGGCGCCACCGGTTACAAGAATGCCCTTGTTTATCGCGCTCCGCATCGCCTGGTCCCTTCTGATTTCCATCGCAGTGGTCTCGAATCTGCAAAAGTATGCCTCAATTCATCTCCCATCTGAACCCAAAAACGGAACAGCCATTCTGACGGCTCACCCTTGCGATCGGCAGCATAATATTGTCGGTTTTTAGCCCTGCCATTGGACGCGTTGTGTGGCCATTACATAATCGGTAGAGTGACAATGGGTTAAGGTACCATGGGATCAATATTCCTTTGTCAAATGGCGGCGCACAAGAAATAGCGCCTGTTTCAGGCCTAAGGCTATCGTTTCTTTGATTGAAATTGCGAGCAAAAGGCGTCTTTCTGTCTCAATTCTTGAGGATATGGCTGTGCAGAAACTGATGAATGCCGATAAGGCTGTGCTGATGGCTGCTTTTGCCAGGATGGATGTGGTGGCGCTGGCGGTGGCGATGGGGACCGTCTGTGCCATGGGGCTTTTTCTATTGACAGTTACGCTGCTTATCAAAGGCGCGCCTCCAGGCATGCATATCGGGACTCATTTGGGTCTCCTCGGTATCTATCTGCCGGGATATAGCGTCAGTTGGGCTGGCAGCGTGATCGGTGCGGTTTACGCCTCGATCATCGGCGCCCTGATCGGATTTATTTGGGCTGTCTTTTGGAATCTTACGCACTACCTTTACATCATCTTGGTCGTCGTCCGCGCCCACTGGTGGCGTTTGATGGCCGATTGAACCGGGAATGCCGATTCGGTTGTCCCGTAACGGTTGCACGAAAAATTGAAGACACGAAAAATGGGTGAAAGCGCGTCCACTCAAATAGATGAAACTCTTCTACACGCAACGGTCAAGTGGAATACGTTGCTGTTTGCAGGCGCGTGCGGCCTCATGGGCGCCCTGACCTTGTTGTGCGGGACGTATCTTTCGCTATATCGAGGGTTGCCCAACCCCGGCCATTATTTGAACCTGCTGGGGGTATTTCTACCGGGCTACAGAGTCAGCGCCGGAGGCGCGTGGGTTGGATTTCTGTGGGGCGGCTTGATCGGGGCGGTTTCAGGCGCGGTGATTTACCGTATCTACGCGCTCAGCATACGAAAGCAGGTGGCTGATTATTTCGCCGGCGATAAATCCGCGCATGATCTTGAATATGTGATCCTGAAGATATATGGCCATTCCCTCGGCCTCGCGCTGGGCGGCATCGCTGCGCTGGGGGTGCTGATCACGACGAATTGGCTAGTCATTCGCGGTACCGCGGATGAAAGCATTCATGCGCAGCTATTGTCCCACTATCTTCCTGGGTACTCGGTCAGCTTTTCGGGAAGCCTCCTTGGTGCATTGGAGATTTTTGTCATCGTCTACCTGTTCTGTCTGCTGCTGGGCGTGGTTTATAACCGCGTTGTCACCTTGCGGCAAAAAGGTGCGACACCATGAAAAACCCGGGCCATGTAGTAATACTAGGGGCTGGGCCGGCCGGGCTGGCTGCGGGTCATGAATTGAGCATCAACGGCGCAAAAGTGACCGTGTTGGAACGGAACAATTATGTCGGCGGCTTGTGCCGTACCGTAAAATACAAGGGATACAAGTTCGATCTGGGCGGGCATCGTTGGTTTACCAAGAACGAGGATCTTAACACCTGGTTCCGTCGCCTGATGAGCGGCGAGATCGTCATGGTGGACCGCGTCAGCCGCATCTACTATGGCGGCAAATACTTCTTCTACCCGATCCGTTTTTCCGACATCCTGAAGAAAACCGGACCATTCACGATACTGCACGCAGGCCTTGCATTTATGTGGGCCGCTCTCGTGCAAGCGATCACCACCAAGCCGCCGGCCAACATGAAGGAAGCGTACGTCGCGCAGTTTGGCAGCAAGCTGTATGACATGTTTTTCCGCCACTACAGCGAAAAGGTCTGGGGGCGTCCCTGTAAAGAGCTTTCGGCGGATTGGGTATCCCAGCGCAGCAAAGGCCTGTCGATCTGGACGCTGGTGCGGGAGGCGCTGCTGGGCAACAAAAAAGAGGTAACCAGCCTGATCGACAATTTCATGTATCCACGCGATGGTTACGTGCGCATTCCGGAACGCATGGCTGAAGACATACAAGGCCACGGCAATGTGGTGCTGCTCGGCGCGGGAGTGACCAGGCTCATTTACCATGGCCCCAATGATATTGAAGTGTTTTACCAGCAGGATGGCGCGGAGCGTAGCGTGCGTGCGAACGCGGTTCTGTCCACCCTTCCGCTCGGGCTGCTGGTGCAAATGCTGACCCCGGCTTGCGGTAAGGACGTGGCAGATGCGGCGCGCGGCCTGGTATTCCGCGACCTGGTTACCGTTAATGTTATCTTCAAGCGCAAGCAAGTCTCGCCCGATACTTGGCTGTACGTGCAGGACGAGGACGTGTTGTTCGGAAGGCTGCACGAGCCGAAAAACTGGAGCGCCGCAATGGTGCCTGACGACGAGCATACCTCCGTGGTTCTGGAATGTTTTTGCACGCGGGGCGATTCCGTTTGGCAAATGACCGATGAGCAAATTGTGCGGCGGTGCCTGAGAGATCTGGTGGATAAACTGAGATTCGTCCGCGATGAGGATTTCGAGGACGCTGCGGTGGTACGCACGACACACGCTTATCCGGTCTACGATCTTGAATACGCCAGAAAGATCGACACTATCAAGGCATTTCTGCACGATTTCGAGGGGCTGCACATTGTCGGGCGCGGCGGCACTTTCCGCTACAACAACGCGGACCACTCGATTGAGATGGGGCTGCTGCTTGGCCGCAAACTGCTGGGTTATGACGTCGACCACCTCGCCGTGAATACGGAACCGGAATACCAGGAGATAAAGCAGGGCGATGCGATCCAGCGCGATCATTTTACGGATGCGGAATCGTCCTCCGGAGATCAGCCAAAATCCGCGCGAAGCAAACGGCTCGTTGTTGATTGAGTTCGTCCTGCCCGCATCCGAAGTGGTGCCGGCATGCCGAATGCTTACCAGTCTTCCAGCCGACCAATCCAAGCCTTCGACACCGAGCTGACTGCACCGATACTTGTCGAATCCAGCCGCATGATGCTTGTACCGGATAATTCTTCGATCCGGGTAGCCGTGGTGGGCGCGGGCCTGATGGGGCGTTGGCATGCCTATGCCGCGCAACGCCTCGGCGCGGAAGTCGCGGCCATTGTCGATTGCGCACCGGATGCCGCATTGTCCCTGGCGCAAGGCACAGAACGAGCCGCTGTCTTCACTGAAATAGGCGCCATGCTCGAAGCGGTGCGGCCGCACGTCGTGCATATTTGCACCCCCGTGCCCAGCCACTTGCCGTTGACGCTACAGGTGATCGAAGCAGGGGCGCACGCGTTGGTCGAAAAACCGTTGACGCACTTCGCCGCGCAAACTCAAGTATTGCTGCAAAAGGCGCATGAGAAAGGCGTTCATGTTTGCCCGGTGCATCAATTCGGGTTTCAGAGCGGGGTCGCGCGTGCTGCGAAGGCGCTGAATGGCCTGGGCGATGTATTGCACGCGAATTTCACGATCTGCTCGGCGGGCGGCGGGGTAAGAACCGGAGCCGCATTGGACCATATCGTCGGGGATATTCTGCCGCACCCTTTTTCGATTCTTCAGACACTGTGGCCGGGCAATTCCCTTCAGGCGCAAGGCTGGACTGCGAACAGCAGACGCAATGGCGAGTTGCACGTTCAGGGGAGTACGGGCGGAATTGCGGTCAGCCTCTACGTCAGCATGTACGCGCGTCCCACGCGCTGCGATCTGGATATTTTGTGTAGCGGTGGCAGCATCCACCTGAATTTCTTTCATGGATATGCAATTGTTCGGCACGGAAAACCTTCACGCATGGACAAAGTCGCGCAGCCTTTCCTGTTCGCCGGTAAAACTTTTGCTATCGCCGCAATCAATCTGGCGGGACGCGCATTGCGCCGCGAGATGGCTTATCCTGGACTGAGCACCTTAATAGGCCGTTTTTACGCGGCGGCAAGGGGTGCAGACGACAACCCCATTTCAGCGCAGGCCACGCTGGCCGCGGCGATTGTCCGCGAGCATATTATTCAACAGGCGATACCCGGTGTACTGCTTGAATCCGGCAGTGCAGCACCTCGCGTCTGACACGCCTGCGCTGGTCTGCGTCTTTTCGAAACTGTAGAATTCCGTTCGGGATGAAAAGTATCATTGATGGTTTGGGACTTGAAGTAACCGGCGCTGATCACGCGCTCATCGCGGGTGCGTTGTGAGCATCGACCTCTCCATAGTTGTCGCAGTTTGGCAAGACAAGGCAGGCCTCGCGCAGTGCCTGGCGGGATTCCTGCGGCAACTCGATGAAGCATGCGAGTTGATCATCGCCGCGGGTGTCGACCCGCCCGCCGTTCTGCCGGCCGATCCACGACTGCGATGGCTTGCCTGCCCCGAAACATTGCTCATTCCCGAGCTCTGGTCGCGGGGTATGGAGCTCGCTAAAGGACGCCGGGTGGCGATCACGACGGCGCACTTCGAGCCAGCGCCCGACTGGGTGCGCGTCGTGCGCGCCGCGCATGCACGTCTCGACGCCGCGGGGATCGGCGGACCCATCGATGCGCCGCAAGGCGGAAGCGCAAAGGACTGGGGAACCTATTTCCTCCGCTACAGCAACACATTCCATCTTCTCGGAGAGCGCACAGTGGGGGACATCCCCGGAGATAACGCCTCGTACGATGCAGCTGCGCTGCGGAGACATTGGGCCGTGATCGGGCGCGGCTTTTGGGAGCCCGATTATCACCGGCTCATTCTTGCCGAGGGCCGCACGCTCGCGTGGGTGCCCGCGATGCGCGTCACGCAGCGGGCCTCGTACCCGTTCATCACGTTCTGCCGCCAACGGTTGTTGCACGGACGGGAGTTCGGCTCGTCGCGCGTCCGCGAGAAGGCACCCGGTGTGCGGCTCCTCCGTCTTCTTTTGTCGCCGCTCATCCCAGTGGTCTTCCTGACGAAAATCGCGGGGCGCGTGGCAAGGAGCCGCCGCCACCTCGCGCCGTTCGTCTACTGCCTTCCAGTCTTGTTCGTGTTCGTGCTGGTGTGGGCGCTCGGCGAGGCTTGGGGGTATCTCTCGCCGATCCCCGCTGTCGCCGACCAGGGAAGGATCGCTGCATCATGACAGGTCAGAAACCGCTCGTATCGGTCGTCATCGCATCGGTTAACGGAATGCCGTCACTCGGCGAGTGCCTCGAGCACATCGTGCGTCAGCAGGGCGGACACCCCTACGAGGTGCTCGTCGTCGACCGCTGCGGCGAGGCTCTGCGGCAGGATCTCAAGCGCCGCTTTCCGCAGCCGGAGATCCGCGTGCTCGCCGCGCCGGAGGGCACGTCGATCCCGAAGCTCCGCGCCATGGGCATGGCACAGGCGCGCGGCAAAACGATCGCCATTCTCGAGGACCACTGCAACGTCAACCCACGCTGGTTCGACACGATCGCGCGACTTGCGGTCGAGGGGTGCGAGGCGATGGGCGGGCCGGTGAAGAACGGCGCCGTCGACCGGCTCACCGACTGGGCAGTCTATTTTGTCGAGTACGCGCGTTTCATGCCCCCTATCGCCCCGGGCGAGGTCGGGGCGATCGCAGGCAGCAGCGCCGTCTATGACCGCGAGATGCTCGGGCGGCTCGGGCCGGAGCTCGGGCAAGAGGTGTGGGAGCACGTTCTCCACGCGCGAATGCGGGAACTGGGCGTGAAGTTCGTGAACGACCCGGGGCTCGAGGTGGAGCACAAGAAGGTGTTCCCTTTCGGCTACTTCATGTCGCAGCGCTACCACTATTCGCGCTCGTTCGCGGGGATGAGGCTGGAAGGCGCGTCACGGGCGAAACGGATCGCCTACGCGGGCGCGACCGTGCTGCTCCCGCCGCTGCTGCTGTGGCGCATGGCGCGAATTCTCGCGGGCAAAGGCGGGCAGATGAGCCGTTTCGCCGCCGCTCTTCCGCTGCTCCTCGCGTTCATGGCCAGCTACGCGTGGGGCGAGGCGATGGGCGCGCTGACCGGCCCCGGCGACAGCCTCGCGCGGGTGGAGTAACCGTGGCCGAAACGCCGGACCTCTCGATCGTGGTGGCCTCCTGGTCAAGCGACGAATCGCTGGCGCGCTGCCTATCCAGTCTCGCGCCGCAATGGGACGGCGCGGAGGTGATCGTCGCCACGAACCGGCCGGGCGGCGAGTTGGAGCGGCGTTATTCGCGGGTAAGGTTCTTGCGCGGGCCCAAGGGCGCAACCGTATTCCGCTTGCGGACGCTAGGCGCGGATGCAGCGTGTGGTCGACTGGTCGCGCTTTTGGAAGACCACGCGGCAGCGGAAGCCTGTTGGGCCGCCGCGCTCCGTGAAGCGCATCGCGCTGGCCACAGAATCATCGGCGGCCCGGTCGAAAACGGACTTCAGTCGCGTGCCATGGACTGGGCGCTGTACTTCGTCGAATATGGTTCCTACATGCCTCCCATGCGCAAGGGGCCCGCGCCGCGTCTCTCCGGACTCAACATCGCGTACGACCATGAGCTGCTGCACTCCTGCCGCGAGGTATGGGAGGACACATTCCAGGAGAACGAGATCAACGATGCGCTCCGCGCGAAGGGGCACGCGCTCCACCTCGCCCCGGACGCGGTCGTGGAAAGCTTCCTTCCGATGTCGCTGGGTTACGCCATGGGTCACCTGCGCGACGGCGGACGACACTTCGCGCGCTACCGCGCCTCGCGGTGCTCGCGCACGATGCGGCTGGTTTGGGCACTCGCGTCCCCGCTGGTGCCAGCGGTACTTTTCCTGCGGCTCGTGCGCGGGGTCGCATCGCGGCGCCTGGCGCGGCTCGGTCCGCTGGTCCGCGCCCTCCCGTTCCTTGCGCTCGTCCTCGGCGCGTGGGGCTGGGGCGAGGCGACAGGATACTTTGTCGGCGGACGGGAGCGCTGATGCGCATCGGCATCGAGGCGTGCACTTGGGCGAACCGCCGGGGTTACGGACGGTTTACGCGCGAAC from Betaproteobacteria bacterium includes:
- a CDS encoding FAD-dependent oxidoreductase, producing the protein MKNPGHVVILGAGPAGLAAGHELSINGAKVTVLERNNYVGGLCRTVKYKGYKFDLGGHRWFTKNEDLNTWFRRLMSGEIVMVDRVSRIYYGGKYFFYPIRFSDILKKTGPFTILHAGLAFMWAALVQAITTKPPANMKEAYVAQFGSKLYDMFFRHYSEKVWGRPCKELSADWVSQRSKGLSIWTLVREALLGNKKEVTSLIDNFMYPRDGYVRIPERMAEDIQGHGNVVLLGAGVTRLIYHGPNDIEVFYQQDGAERSVRANAVLSTLPLGLLVQMLTPACGKDVADAARGLVFRDLVTVNVIFKRKQVSPDTWLYVQDEDVLFGRLHEPKNWSAAMVPDDEHTSVVLECFCTRGDSVWQMTDEQIVRRCLRDLVDKLRFVRDEDFEDAAVVRTTHAYPVYDLEYARKIDTIKAFLHDFEGLHIVGRGGTFRYNNADHSIEMGLLLGRKLLGYDVDHLAVNTEPEYQEIKQGDAIQRDHFTDAESSSGDQPKSARSKRLVVD
- a CDS encoding glycosyltransferase — protein: MTGQKPLVSVVIASVNGMPSLGECLEHIVRQQGGHPYEVLVVDRCGEALRQDLKRRFPQPEIRVLAAPEGTSIPKLRAMGMAQARGKTIAILEDHCNVNPRWFDTIARLAVEGCEAMGGPVKNGAVDRLTDWAVYFVEYARFMPPIAPGEVGAIAGSSAVYDREMLGRLGPELGQEVWEHVLHARMRELGVKFVNDPGLEVEHKKVFPFGYFMSQRYHYSRSFAGMRLEGASRAKRIAYAGATVLLPPLLLWRMARILAGKGGQMSRFAAALPLLLAFMASYAWGEAMGALTGPGDSLARVE
- a CDS encoding glycosyltransferase, translated to MSIDLSIVVAVWQDKAGLAQCLAGFLRQLDEACELIIAAGVDPPAVLPADPRLRWLACPETLLIPELWSRGMELAKGRRVAITTAHFEPAPDWVRVVRAAHARLDAAGIGGPIDAPQGGSAKDWGTYFLRYSNTFHLLGERTVGDIPGDNASYDAAALRRHWAVIGRGFWEPDYHRLILAEGRTLAWVPAMRVTQRASYPFITFCRQRLLHGREFGSSRVREKAPGVRLLRLLLSPLIPVVFLTKIAGRVARSRRHLAPFVYCLPVLFVFVLVWALGEAWGYLSPIPAVADQGRIAAS
- a CDS encoding Gfo/Idh/MocA family oxidoreductase; translated protein: MPNAYQSSSRPIQAFDTELTAPILVESSRMMLVPDNSSIRVAVVGAGLMGRWHAYAAQRLGAEVAAIVDCAPDAALSLAQGTERAAVFTEIGAMLEAVRPHVVHICTPVPSHLPLTLQVIEAGAHALVEKPLTHFAAQTQVLLQKAHEKGVHVCPVHQFGFQSGVARAAKALNGLGDVLHANFTICSAGGGVRTGAALDHIVGDILPHPFSILQTLWPGNSLQAQGWTANSRRNGELHVQGSTGGIAVSLYVSMYARPTRCDLDILCSGGSIHLNFFHGYAIVRHGKPSRMDKVAQPFLFAGKTFAIAAINLAGRALRREMAYPGLSTLIGRFYAAARGADDNPISAQATLAAAIVREHIIQQAIPGVLLESGSAAPRV
- a CDS encoding SDR family oxidoreductase, which translates into the protein MRSAINKGILVTGGAGFIGSHLCRKLLERGHDVLCVDNLFTGSKDNIRDLLAHPNFEFMRHDITFPLFVEVDEIYNLACPASPVHYQFDPVQTTKTSVHGAINMLGLAKRVKARILQASTSEVYGDPDVHPQPEGYWGRVNPIGPRACYDEGKRCAETLFFDYYRQFKLPIRVVRIFNTYGPNMHPNDGRVVSNFIVQALRGEDITVYGDGGQTRSFQYVDDLVSGLLLMMTNDQDFAGPINLGNPREFTILELAERVLKLVPESRSRIVFRELPADDPRQRKPDITLARKILDWNPVTELEEGLHRTIAYFRALMTDPAR